The following coding sequences are from one Prochlorococcus sp. MIT 0604 window:
- a CDS encoding CCA tRNA nucleotidyltransferase — MNDISDYIQGELIKTPFNLYNLIVKYIESNNNTKVAFVGGYLRDLLISKFHKKSFSKPVDIDLVIEGSSLSLAKFIKKNILNVDLCLIKEFNLYNTVEININDYKIDIASARKEIYSAPGLNPTVNKSTIEEDLKRRDFTINSIAFEVSTRKIYDLYGGISDIKSKRLTLLHSNSISDDPSRLIRCAKYASRLDFNISNNSLKQSQETVRQWPWKSSETHQKMIYPPALGIRIRMELAEICKHDNLTNVISIIHKWEIISILDENIKVDKSFLRGLNWIKKLKGNHMLYLLKDSEDLEKACQRFLVNNSEIKILEDYLNIKKILNTNQKNFNHFSPSSWTEFIEDRNLNDETVKLLICDGGPYWHKLFKWLFIYKFIKSKKDGETLKKEGWDPGKEMGKEIKRLRYLEIDKLNRK, encoded by the coding sequence ATGAACGATATCTCTGATTACATTCAAGGGGAATTAATCAAAACTCCATTTAATCTATATAACCTAATTGTTAAATACATAGAATCTAATAACAATACTAAAGTAGCTTTTGTTGGCGGTTATTTAAGAGATTTATTAATTAGTAAATTCCACAAAAAATCGTTTTCTAAACCTGTAGATATTGATCTTGTTATTGAAGGATCCTCTCTTTCTCTGGCAAAATTTATCAAAAAAAATATCCTAAATGTTGATTTATGTTTAATCAAGGAATTTAATCTATACAACACAGTAGAAATAAATATTAATGACTATAAAATTGATATTGCTTCTGCAAGAAAAGAAATTTATTCTGCTCCTGGCTTAAATCCCACAGTAAATAAAAGTACTATTGAAGAGGATCTTAAGAGGAGAGATTTCACGATAAATTCAATAGCTTTCGAGGTCTCGACAAGGAAAATCTATGATCTTTATGGTGGAATTTCTGATATAAAAAGTAAAAGATTAACCTTACTTCACAGTAATAGTATTTCAGATGATCCAAGTAGATTAATTAGATGTGCAAAATATGCTTCAAGGTTAGATTTCAATATTTCAAATAATTCCCTTAAACAATCTCAAGAAACAGTTAGACAATGGCCATGGAAAAGTTCAGAAACTCATCAGAAAATGATTTACCCTCCTGCACTAGGCATACGAATAAGGATGGAACTAGCTGAAATATGCAAACACGATAATTTGACTAATGTAATTTCGATAATTCATAAATGGGAAATCATCTCAATCTTAGATGAAAATATTAAAGTCGATAAAAGTTTTTTAAGAGGACTAAATTGGATTAAGAAGTTAAAGGGAAATCATATGCTTTACTTATTAAAAGATTCAGAAGATTTAGAAAAAGCATGTCAAAGATTTTTGGTAAATAATAGTGAGATAAAAATATTAGAAGATTATTTAAATATCAAAAAGATATTAAATACAAATCAAAAAAATTTCAATCATTTTTCTCCATCAAGTTGGACAGAATTTATTGAGGACAGAAACCTTAATGATGAGACAGTCAAATTACTTATTTGTGATGGAGGACCTTACTGGCATAAATTGTTTAAGTGGTTATTTATTTACAAATTCATAAAATCAAAAAAAGATGGGGAAACATTAAAAAAAGAAGGATGGGATCCAGGGAAGGAGATGGGAAAGGAAATCAAAAGATTAAGATATTTGGAAATTGACAAATTAAATAGAAAATAA
- a CDS encoding UvrD-helicase domain-containing protein, translating into MPQTNNFLFKSLNNQQLQAVKHVYGPLLVVAGAGSGKTKALTHRIANLIENNSIDPYNILAVTFTNKAAKEMKARLEVLLAQELASNQFGQPWTTLKEIDQNQLRANVHQERLQNLWIGTFHSLFSRLLRYDIEKYTDPEGLKWTRQFSIYDETDSQTLVKEIISQDMNLDPKRYDPKKIKRLISNAKNQCLTSNDLLEKAENNFDKTVAEAYKRYRISLSKNNSLDFDDLLLLPVFLLRQNDIVRDYWHKRFKHILVDEYQDTNRTQYELIKLITAGNTEPKKFFNWEDRSIFVVGDADQSIYSFRAADFRILIGFQEDFKTSINDDRKSSLIKLEENYRSSSNILDAANSLIENNSERIDKVLKATKEKGELLTLLSCDDEISEAEAITNKIKSLNNYNQNPIWKNFAILYRTRAQSRVLEESLVRWRIPYTIFGGLRFYDRREIKDAIAYLKVLVNSSDNVSLLRIINVPRRGIGKTTIQKLNELSNRLNIPLWEVLNDKQSLEETIGRSSKGINKFTEIMNDLLCYLENSGPAQLLQLILEKSGYLSDLLSSGTEESEDRRNNLQELINAATQYEEETESGDVEGFLSTAALTTDNDTKKNNPNSVTLMTLHNSKGLEFQNVFITGLEQGLFPSHRSIDTPSLLEEERRLCYVGITRAKDRVFLSHARERRLWGGMREATIPSIFLSEIPEDLMDGELPQTGGASIRRDWHLDRLTRVDRNNPNEFVNKPINAVRKLYSGPSKGKSWIVGDKLIHSKFGKGEIIHIFGSGEKISLAVKFGDKGSKILDPRLAPIRYVS; encoded by the coding sequence GTGCCTCAAACCAACAATTTCCTTTTTAAGTCCCTAAACAATCAACAACTTCAAGCAGTAAAACATGTTTATGGACCACTATTAGTTGTAGCAGGTGCAGGTAGCGGAAAAACTAAGGCTCTTACTCACAGAATTGCAAACCTTATTGAAAATAACTCTATAGATCCGTACAACATTCTCGCTGTCACTTTCACTAACAAAGCTGCTAAAGAAATGAAAGCAAGATTAGAGGTTCTTTTAGCCCAAGAATTAGCTTCTAATCAATTTGGTCAGCCTTGGACAACTCTCAAAGAAATTGATCAAAATCAATTAAGAGCAAACGTTCACCAAGAGAGGCTTCAGAACCTTTGGATCGGTACTTTCCATTCCTTATTTTCAAGACTTCTGAGATATGATATTGAAAAATATACTGATCCGGAAGGCCTAAAATGGACAAGACAATTTTCAATTTATGATGAAACAGATTCTCAAACATTAGTAAAAGAAATTATCAGTCAAGATATGAATCTTGACCCAAAAAGATATGATCCCAAAAAGATTAAAAGATTAATAAGTAATGCTAAAAATCAATGCTTAACTTCTAATGATCTTTTAGAAAAAGCAGAAAATAATTTTGATAAAACAGTTGCAGAAGCCTACAAGAGATATAGGATTTCGCTCTCAAAAAATAATTCTTTAGACTTTGATGATCTTCTGCTTTTGCCCGTTTTCTTATTGAGACAAAATGATATAGTCAGAGATTACTGGCACAAAAGATTTAAACATATTTTAGTTGACGAATATCAGGATACAAATAGAACACAATATGAACTTATAAAATTAATTACGGCTGGGAATACTGAACCAAAAAAATTCTTCAATTGGGAAGATCGGTCAATTTTTGTAGTTGGGGATGCTGATCAAAGTATTTATAGTTTCAGAGCAGCTGACTTCAGAATTTTAATTGGTTTTCAAGAAGATTTTAAAACATCAATCAACGACGATAGAAAATCATCTTTAATTAAATTAGAAGAAAATTATAGGTCATCTTCCAATATCCTTGATGCTGCAAACTCATTAATTGAAAACAACTCTGAAAGAATTGACAAAGTTTTAAAGGCTACAAAAGAAAAAGGGGAACTTTTAACGTTACTCAGCTGTGATGATGAAATTTCCGAGGCAGAAGCAATTACCAATAAAATAAAATCACTCAATAACTATAATCAAAACCCAATTTGGAAAAATTTTGCAATTTTATATCGAACCAGAGCTCAGTCGAGAGTATTAGAAGAATCTCTTGTAAGGTGGCGCATTCCTTATACAATTTTTGGAGGATTGCGTTTTTATGATAGAAGAGAAATTAAAGATGCAATAGCATATTTGAAAGTCTTGGTTAATTCTTCAGATAACGTTAGTCTTTTACGCATCATAAATGTTCCTAGAAGAGGGATTGGTAAGACTACTATTCAAAAACTGAATGAACTATCTAATAGGTTAAATATCCCATTATGGGAGGTTCTTAATGATAAGCAAAGTCTTGAAGAAACAATAGGCCGATCATCAAAAGGAATTAATAAATTTACTGAAATTATGAATGATCTACTGTGTTACCTAGAAAATTCTGGTCCCGCTCAACTACTACAACTTATATTAGAAAAAAGTGGTTATTTAAGTGACTTGCTATCCAGTGGGACTGAAGAATCTGAAGATAGAAGAAATAACTTACAAGAACTAATTAATGCAGCTACTCAATATGAAGAAGAAACAGAAAGTGGAGATGTAGAGGGATTTCTTTCTACAGCAGCCTTAACAACTGATAATGATACGAAGAAAAATAATCCTAACTCTGTAACTCTCATGACTCTGCATAATAGTAAAGGTTTAGAATTTCAAAATGTTTTTATCACAGGTCTAGAACAAGGTCTCTTCCCTAGCCATAGATCAATAGATACTCCCTCACTTCTTGAAGAGGAAAGAAGATTATGCTATGTAGGTATTACTAGAGCTAAAGATAGAGTTTTCTTAAGTCATGCCAGAGAAAGAAGATTATGGGGTGGAATGCGTGAAGCAACAATTCCTTCAATATTTCTTTCAGAAATACCTGAAGATTTAATGGATGGCGAATTACCACAAACTGGTGGTGCTTCAATTAGAAGAGATTGGCATCTTGATCGTTTAACCAGAGTTGATCGAAACAATCCAAATGAATTTGTTAACAAACCAATAAATGCAGTAAGGAAATTATATTCAGGTCCTAGTAAAGGAAAAAGCTGGATAGTTGGAGATAAGCTAATTCACTCAAAGTTTGGGAAAGGTGAAATCATACATATTTTTGGGAGTGGGGAAAAAATATCTTTAGCAGTAAAATTTGGTGATAAAGGAAGTAAAATTCTAGATCCCAGATTAGCTCCAATTCGTTATGTAAGTTAA
- the mtnP gene encoding S-methyl-5'-thioadenosine phosphorylase has protein sequence MNKEHLLPIEKSRLGVIGGSGFYSMDQIEYSRELEINTPYGKPSDSIKVYKLGNLEIAFIPRHGRTHSLNPSEIPYKANIWALRSIGVRWIIAPSAVGSLQEQIRPLDIVVPDQFIDRTKNRPATFFKEGAVAHVTMGDPFCTNLSRILSEIGEKNIPGGRQLHRGGTYLAMEGPAFSTRAESNLYRSWGCSIIGMTNHTEARLAKEAEIAYASLSMVTDYDCWHQTHQEVSVEMVLDNLRSNTEVANKIIFEVAKLIEKERPKSKSHFSLKDGLITQKENIPSSTKEKLRIFTDSY, from the coding sequence ATGAATAAAGAACATTTATTACCAATTGAAAAATCAAGATTAGGAGTGATTGGTGGAAGTGGATTTTATTCAATGGATCAAATAGAGTACTCAAGAGAACTTGAAATCAATACCCCCTATGGTAAACCCTCTGATTCAATTAAAGTATATAAACTTGGAAACCTAGAGATAGCATTCATTCCTAGACATGGCAGAACACATAGTTTAAATCCTTCTGAAATTCCTTACAAAGCTAATATTTGGGCTCTAAGATCAATAGGAGTAAGATGGATTATTGCTCCATCAGCGGTTGGTTCATTACAAGAACAGATAAGGCCACTTGATATAGTGGTTCCAGATCAATTTATAGACCGGACAAAAAATAGACCTGCAACCTTTTTTAAAGAGGGAGCTGTTGCTCACGTAACTATGGGAGATCCCTTCTGCACAAATTTATCACGTATATTAAGTGAAATCGGAGAAAAAAATATTCCTGGCGGTAGACAATTGCATAGAGGGGGTACCTATCTAGCCATGGAGGGGCCCGCTTTCTCAACTAGAGCAGAATCTAATTTATATAGGAGTTGGGGATGTTCAATAATTGGAATGACGAACCACACAGAAGCAAGATTAGCGAAAGAAGCTGAAATAGCTTACGCCTCATTATCTATGGTTACTGATTATGATTGCTGGCATCAAACTCATCAAGAAGTTTCTGTAGAGATGGTTTTAGATAATCTTAGATCAAATACTGAAGTGGCCAATAAAATAATATTTGAAGTAGCTAAATTAATTGAAAAAGAAAGACCAAAAAGTAAATCTCATTTTTCATTAAAAGATGGATTGATAACCCAA
- a CDS encoding selenide, water dikinase, translating into MTFNHLVLIGGGHSNVSLLKKWLMFPKLMPEIPVSIISRDSHLVYSAIFPSVISKSITLEESLIDIKSLAKNAKVSFIEEEVKDIDFNLKKIVLSNRPSVNYSKLVLNYGSQTIIPKEFELLVKNRNAFTIKPFLRAYELIKKEDIFDSINELPFVIVGSGLAAIELSYALRKRWRNRSLKLLCDSRKINNTILKSLRNFNIDLVEKLNFDYGKILLCTGNTSPLWAQKKLLDSDSDGRIITNQNLQIKSFSGIFAVGDCAVVCSSKRPASGVFAVKVVNTLVQNLKKDIEGRSLQKWFPQKIGLQIVNIFPSHHSKAFAIYRNFVFGPSFLFWILKYKIDLNFINKFRSKRLVMKSSEKNISLNDCRGCAAKIPQFVLNKSLINSNLNSFASSPEDSVEIYQNGQDIILQSVDGFPALVSDPWLNAKITTLHACSDLWACGAKLSSAQALISLPKVEREFQSYLFSQSLQGIKSTVKDHEGELLGGHTFEARSLVNKPYSLGIDISLTVQGILKNGAKPWLKSRMNIGDILMMSRPLGIGIYFAGQMQNINMLGSSSEIINNLVKSQQYLIDEIYLFQNQFKESLVNAATDITGYGFIGHLKEMIESSNLYRQRNNLEPLKVLLDLFAFKAYPGVFDLIRKDVKSTLFESNKEIFDKIYKVNKQKRIINFLNENSLDQETFNERISLLLDPQTCGPLLISCNRKYENVLKDKWYKVGEVVEM; encoded by the coding sequence ATGACTTTTAATCATCTGGTACTAATTGGAGGAGGACACTCAAATGTTTCTTTACTGAAGAAATGGTTGATGTTTCCGAAATTAATGCCAGAAATTCCTGTTTCAATTATATCTAGAGATTCTCATTTGGTTTATTCGGCGATATTCCCATCGGTGATTTCAAAATCAATCACTTTAGAAGAGAGTTTAATTGATATAAAATCTTTAGCAAAAAATGCAAAGGTATCTTTTATAGAAGAAGAAGTAAAGGATATTGATTTCAATTTAAAGAAAATTGTTTTAAGTAATAGACCTTCAGTTAATTATTCGAAGTTGGTGCTTAATTATGGAAGTCAAACAATAATTCCAAAAGAATTTGAATTATTAGTTAAAAATCGAAATGCTTTTACAATTAAACCTTTTTTGAGGGCTTATGAATTAATAAAAAAAGAGGACATTTTTGATTCAATTAATGAACTTCCATTTGTAATAGTTGGGAGTGGTCTTGCTGCAATTGAATTATCATATGCTTTGAGAAAAAGATGGAGAAATAGATCTTTAAAATTATTATGTGATTCTAGAAAAATTAATAATACAATTCTTAAAAGTTTACGGAATTTCAATATTGATTTAGTTGAAAAACTTAATTTTGATTATGGCAAGATTCTTTTGTGTACTGGAAATACATCTCCGTTATGGGCACAAAAAAAATTATTAGATTCGGATTCTGATGGCAGAATAATCACTAATCAGAATTTGCAGATAAAAAGTTTCTCTGGAATCTTTGCTGTCGGTGATTGCGCAGTTGTATGCTCATCAAAAAGACCAGCATCGGGAGTTTTTGCAGTAAAAGTTGTAAATACATTAGTCCAAAATCTAAAAAAAGATATAGAAGGGAGATCATTACAAAAGTGGTTTCCTCAAAAGATTGGATTGCAAATAGTAAATATATTTCCAAGTCATCATTCAAAGGCTTTTGCTATTTATCGCAATTTTGTTTTTGGCCCTTCTTTTCTTTTTTGGATTTTAAAGTATAAGATTGATCTCAACTTTATTAATAAGTTCAGATCAAAAAGGCTAGTTATGAAAAGTAGTGAAAAAAATATTTCATTGAATGATTGCAGAGGATGTGCAGCTAAAATTCCTCAGTTTGTTTTGAATAAATCATTAATAAATTCTAATTTAAATTCTTTTGCCTCATCACCTGAAGATTCAGTTGAGATATATCAAAATGGTCAAGATATTATCTTGCAAAGTGTAGATGGATTTCCTGCTTTGGTAAGTGATCCTTGGCTTAATGCAAAAATTACTACTTTGCATGCTTGCTCAGATTTATGGGCATGCGGAGCGAAACTTTCATCCGCGCAGGCTTTAATTTCATTACCAAAAGTTGAAAGGGAATTTCAGAGTTACCTCTTTTCTCAATCACTTCAAGGTATAAAATCAACAGTTAAGGATCATGAAGGTGAATTACTTGGAGGCCATACTTTCGAGGCAAGAAGTTTAGTAAATAAACCTTATTCATTAGGAATAGATATTTCTTTAACAGTTCAAGGTATCTTAAAAAATGGAGCAAAACCATGGCTTAAATCTAGAATGAATATTGGAGATATTCTCATGATGTCTAGACCTCTGGGCATTGGGATTTACTTTGCCGGTCAAATGCAAAATATTAATATGCTAGGTAGTTCTTCTGAAATAATTAATAATTTAGTAAAGAGTCAGCAATATTTGATTGATGAAATTTATCTTTTTCAAAATCAATTTAAAGAATCATTAGTCAATGCTGCCACTGATATTACTGGGTATGGATTTATTGGACATCTTAAAGAAATGATTGAATCATCTAATTTATATAGACAAAGAAATAATCTTGAGCCACTAAAAGTTTTATTAGATTTATTTGCATTTAAAGCTTATCCTGGAGTATTTGATTTAATAAGAAAAGATGTTAAGAGCACTTTGTTTGAATCTAATAAAGAAATTTTTGACAAAATTTATAAAGTAAATAAGCAAAAAAGAATTATTAATTTTTTAAACGAAAATTCATTAGATCAAGAGACTTTTAACGAGAGAATATCATTACTATTAGATCCTCAAACATGTGGACCCTTGTTGATTAGTTGCAATCGTAAATATGAAAATGTTCTAAAGGATAAATGGTACAAAGTTGGAGAAGTTGTAGAAATGTAA